One window of the Hoplias malabaricus isolate fHopMal1 chromosome Y, fHopMal1.hap1, whole genome shotgun sequence genome contains the following:
- the LOC136678746 gene encoding transmembrane protein 132C-like isoform X2 → MVACFFKVVLQSKDTEILNTAILTGERVSVPVKLVTVEEDGTVREIDDPVSCSSTDEDVLKVSPSCDEVLVNGKEMRGRVSLQVNFTYLYLSGQLELTVWVPRLPLQIDVSDVELSQVKGWRVPITTNKRPTRDSEDDDDDERKGKGCTLQYQYALVRVLTHFVAEPADPGGDLVHMLGSDWSADITDLVLDFLKVEDPRIARLIDGRVLMGRDLGITTIQVISPLSDSILAERTITVLDDKVTITDLGVQLVGSLSLSLQPSATHTKALYISTAAQDLLHTPKQEAVISAWIQYSDGSVTPLDIYDPRDYTLTATSLDERVVSTSQDMAPPQWPVVAAQGEGQGPLLRVEMLISETCQKSKRKSVLAMGVGSVQVKFGQNDVGQKSRASEDGGGDPAIDNSTSEQRQKVTDQDKNGSSDGWKFTEREEGALKKVTATTKSSVTSRNQGRKQAGGQNNNSPGGYSGFPAQVELPVGSGSDLTHNPRRLSDLEIGMYALLGVFCLAILVFLINCVSFAFRYRHKQLPVLEQGNMNHAHDWVWLGNDLGNDLMDHHGERGGVLGPGDECTTAIDRNEGCEESNYLLNGGGAQKRGSAHAQSLPRSMGDPNGGKNEALNNSPSAVKRKRVKFTSFATVLPDEGGPYTNNVLIGNEDDIKWVCQDMDLGQSAELRTYMERLQDNL, encoded by the exons gtCTCTCCATCATGTGATGAGGTGTTGGTGAATGGGAAAGAGATGAGGGGGCGTGTCTCTCTCCAGGTCAACTTTACATACCTGTACCTCAGCGGCCAATTAGAGCTCACCGTCTGGGTTCCACGGTTACCGCTGCAGATTGACGTCTCGGATGTGGAGTTGAGTCAGGTGAAAGGATGGAGAGTTCCCATCACCACCAacaagag GCCAACGCGGGACAGTGAGGATGATGACGACGATGAGAGGAAGGGGAAGGGCTGTACGCTGCAGTATCAGTATGCACTCGTCCGTGTGCTCACGCACTTTGTGGCCGAGCCGGCAGACCCTGGCGGAGACCTCGTCCACATGCTGGGCTCTGATTGGTCGGCTGATATCACAGATCTGGTGCTGGACTTCCTGAAAGTGGAGGACCCCCGGATCGCTCGGTTGATTGATGGCAGGGTCCTGATGGGGCGTGACCTGGGTATCACCACCATACAG GTGATCAGTCCTCTGTCCGACTCCATCTTGGCCGAGAGGACCATCACAGTTCTGGACGATAAAGTGACCATCACTGACCTTGGGGTCCAGCTAGTGGGGTCTTTATCCCTCAGCCTTCAGCCCAGCGCCACACACACTAAAGCTTTATATATCAGCACTGCTGCTCAGGACCTGCTACACACACCtaaacag gaaGCAGTAATCAGTGCGTGGATCCAGTACAGTGACGGCTCAGTGACGCCGCTGGATATCTACGACCCGCGGGACTACACCCTTACTGCCACGTCTCTGGACGAGCGGGTGGTGTCCACCTCCCAGGACATGGCACCGCCCCAGTGGCCAGTGGTGGCGGCACAGGGCGAGGGCCAGGGACCGCTACTCCGCGTGGAGATGCTCATCTCCGAGACCTGCCAGAAGTCCAAGAGGAAGAGCGTCCTGGCCATGGGTGTAGGCAGCGTCCAGGTCAAATTTGGACAAAACGACGTGGGGCAGAAGAGCCGGGCGAGCGAGGACGGGGGCGGGGACCCGGCCATAGACAACAGCACCAGCGAGCAGAGGCAGAAAGTCACGGACCAGGACAAAAACGGCAGCTCCGACGGCTGGAagttcacagagagagaggagggagctcTGAAGAAGGTCACGGCCACGACAAAGTCCAGCGTCACCAGCAGGAACCAGGGCAGGAAGCAGGCTGGGGGGCAGAATAACAACAGCCCCGGGGGCTACAGCGGCTTCCCAGCACAG GTGGAGCTGCCAGTAGGGAGCGGGAGTGACCTCACCCATAATCCTCGCCGCCTATCGGACCTGGAGATCGGGATGTACGCCCTGCTGGGGGTTTTCTGCCTCGCGATTCTCGTCTTCCTCATCAACTGCGTCAGCTTCGCTTTCCGCTATCGCCACAAACAGCTGCCCGTCCTGGAGCAGGGCAACATGAACCACGCCCACGACTGGGTGTGGCTCGGCAACGACCTCGGCAACGACCTGATGGACCACCATGGCGAACGAGGCGGGGTCCTGGGGCCCGGGGATGAATGCACCACAGCGATCGACAGAAATGAAGGGTGTGAGGAGAGCAACTACTTGCTGAACGGGGGCGGAGCCCAGAAGAGAGGCTCCGCCCATGCTCAGAGTTTGCCCCGAAGCATGGGCGATCCAAACGGCGGCAAAAACGAAGCGCTCAACAATTCCCCGAGTGCCGTGAAGCGGAAGAGGGTGAAGTTCACGTCATTCGCCACAGTGCTCCCCGACGAAGGAGGTCCGTACACCAACAACGTCCTGATCGGGAACGAAGACGACATAAAGTGGGTGTGTCAGGACATGGACCTGGGCCAATCAGCAGAGCTCAGAACCTACATGGAGAGACTGCAAGACAATCtgtga